The Mytilus galloprovincialis chromosome 7, xbMytGall1.hap1.1, whole genome shotgun sequence genome has a window encoding:
- the LOC143081869 gene encoding interferon-inducible GTPase 5-like — translation MGKAESKELVQDDQYIEIRKIAETKGPAEVLKYLKENMSKWKEETVTFGVTGRTATGKSTFINKIRDVKPNDPGFAKSGSGNTTLEPTAYENPQNKRIVFYDLPGVGTLEFPKETYVSKMALKKYDYFFIFFNFVVCEDDYFLVCELLKLNKSFCLIRSKIDEDLRNAEEDGKIAASVLPAIRKQINEQIACYDNLRNTDALFLISSRVKDTGDWFKLVEHIKRNLPAPKYESFMFSLPTLTKEVIDLKYRALEKRVKIATVAAASVAAIPIPGIDLVANIAILVEEVLHYIRVFGLGKKKLDTLEGFDRNQLNCAGFLDPGVDMGKVILMQLGKLVAILAVESVADIFLPIIGSIISAGTSAVFTYRYLSRTLRDFRDDAVVVYRFVLQSSRV, via the coding sequence ATGGGAAAAGCTGAATCAAAAGAATTGGTACAAGACGatcaatatatagaaataaggaaGATTGCAGAAACGAAAGGACCGGCTGAAGTGTTGAAATATCTAAAAGAAAATATGTCTAAATGGAAGGAAGAAACAGTAACATTTGGTGTAACTGGCAGGACTGCTACCGGAAaatcaacatttataaataaaattcgGGATGTTAAGCCAAATGATCCTGGCTTCGCGAAATCTGGCAGTGGAAACACTACCCTAGAGCCAACAGCCTACGAAAACCCTCAAAATAAGAGAATAGTATTTTACGACTTACCAGGAGTTGGAACACTAGAATTTCCAAAGGAAACATATGTCTCAAAAATGGCACTAAAGAAATATGattactttttcatattttttaacttCGTCGTTTGCGAAGATGACTATTTTCTAGTATGCGAActgttgaaattaaacaaatcatTCTGCTTAATAAGGTCGAAAATTGATGAGGATTTAAGAAATGCAGAAGAAGACGGTAAGATAGCCGCTAGCGTACTTCCGGCAATAAGAAAGCAAATAAATGAGCAAATAGCTTGTTATGATAATCTTAGGAATACCGATGCACTTTTTCTTATTTCGAGTAGGGTAAAAGACACCGGAGACTGGTTTAAGCTTGTAGAACATATCAAAAGAAACTTGCCTGCTCCAAAATATGAATCGTTTATGTTTTCTCTCCCAACATTAACGAAAGAGGTCATTGATTTAAAGTATAGAGCGTTAGAGAAACGTGTAAAAATTGCCACAGTAGCCGCTGCTAGCGTAGCAGCAATTCCCATTCCAGGAATAGACTTGGTTGCAAATATAGCAATACTTGTTGAAGAGGTTTTACATTATATCCGTGTTTTTGGTCTTGGTAAGAAAAAGCTTGACACCTTAGAAGGATTTGATCGTAATCAGCTGAATTGTGCTGGTTTTTTAGATCCTGGAGTAGATATGGGAAAGGTTATCCTCATGCAATTAGGAAAATTGGTAGCCATATTAGCAGTTGAATCTGTAGCAGATATTTTTCTGCCTATAATTGGATCAATAATTTCTGCAGGAACATCAGCAGTGTTTACTTACCGGTATCTAAGCAGAACTCTTCGCGATTTTAGAGATGACGCTGTTGTTGTTTATAGATTTGTACTTCAAAGTTCGAGAGTTTGA